A genomic window from Glycine max cultivar Williams 82 chromosome 17, Glycine_max_v4.0, whole genome shotgun sequence includes:
- the LOC100786252 gene encoding protein PGR — MAISNSMDFLQLFIAVFIAFSIAFRAHRKKSLSTSGAIAGFFVMALHIFVGYRFGAMLLAFFYSSSTLTKVGEDIKRIVDPEFKEGGQRNWIQVLANSGIASVLVVAIWVLTEGKDKCLNSEESPLITALIGAVIGHYSCCNGDTWSSELGILSDEKPRLITNFKFVKKGTNGGVTKRGLLAAAAAGSVIGLSFVLLGISATRCEGKGSTVLKQLLVIPIATLAGLCGSVIDSLLGATLQFTGFCSIRGKMVGKPGPTVRRISGANILDNNAVNFVSILLTSFFTSIACLYIF; from the exons ATGGCGATTTCCAATTCAATGGACTTTCTTCAACTCTTCATTGCTGTCTTCATCGCGTTCTCAATCGCATTCAGAGCTCACCGAAAAAAATCCCTCAGCACTTCTGGCGCAATCGCTGGGTTCTTCGTTATGGCCCTTCACATTTTTGTGGGTTACAG GTTTGGGGCGATGCTGCTTGCGTTCTTTTACTCTTCGTCCACTCTCACAAAGGTAGGAGAGGATATAAAGCGAATAGTTGATCCTGAATTCAAAGAAGGTGGACAAAGAAACTG GATACAAGTTCTGGCCAATAGTGGCATTGCCTCGGTTCTGGTCGTAGCTATATGGGTACTCACCGAAGGGAAGGATAAATGCTTGAACTCTGAAGAGTCACCTCTGATCACTGCTCTCATTGGTGCTGTTATAGGCCATTATTCCTGCTGCAATGGAGATACTTGGTCTTCGGAGCTTGGAATTCTCAGTGATGAGAAGCCTCGTCTAATCACAAACTTCAAG TTTGTGAAGAAAGGTACAAATGGTGGTGTGACAAAAAGAGGACTTCTAGCAGCTGCAGCAGCTGGAAGTGTCATTGGACTGTCGTTTGTTCTTTTGGGAATCTCAGCTACCAGATGTGAGGGTAAGGGTAGTACAGTTCTTAAGCAACTACTGGTCATACCCATCGCCACCCTTGCAGGACTATGTGGAAGTGTCATTGACTCTCTCCTGGGTGCAACATTGCAATTCACCGGATTTTGCTCCATTCGCGGCAAG ATGGTTGGAAAGCCAGGACCAACAGTTAGAAGGATTTCAGGTGCCAACATTCTTGACAACAACGCAGTGAATTTCGTATCAATACTGTTGACCTCATTTTTTACTTCAATCGCTTGTTTGTACATTTTCTGA